One genomic window of Rhizomicrobium sp. includes the following:
- a CDS encoding polysaccharide deacetylase family protein yields MRKLILAAALCLFAAPAEAEMKIAITFDDLPSHAALPADTTRVEIAAKIIAALKAANTGPVYGFVNGLRLVDDPPAAPVLQLWRDAGFPLANHTYSHMSLDMHTLAEWSADTLQGEAAITPLMTGQDWHWLRYPYLAEGDTLAKHLEARAFLAAHGYRIAAVTMSFDDYQWNDTYARCVARHDDATIATMETAFLSAADASLAYYHALSMQLFGRDIPYVLLMHLGAFDARMMPRLLDLYKSRGVGYVPLEEAERDPFYAAQLDPRLPPTPANLEQALVARGVSFAPRLVKVLPFDTLCR; encoded by the coding sequence ATGAGAAAGCTGATCCTGGCCGCCGCGCTCTGCCTGTTCGCCGCGCCGGCGGAGGCCGAGATGAAGATCGCCATCACCTTCGACGATCTGCCCTCGCACGCCGCGCTCCCCGCCGATACGACGCGGGTCGAGATCGCGGCGAAGATCATCGCCGCTCTCAAGGCCGCGAATACCGGGCCGGTCTACGGCTTCGTCAACGGTCTGCGGCTGGTGGACGATCCGCCCGCCGCGCCGGTGCTGCAACTGTGGCGCGACGCCGGCTTTCCGCTCGCCAACCATACCTATTCGCATATGAGCCTCGACATGCACACGCTGGCGGAGTGGAGCGCCGACACGCTGCAAGGCGAGGCCGCGATCACGCCCTTGATGACGGGGCAGGACTGGCACTGGCTGCGCTATCCCTATCTCGCCGAGGGCGACACGCTGGCCAAGCATCTGGAGGCGCGCGCCTTCCTCGCGGCGCATGGCTACCGCATCGCCGCGGTGACGATGAGCTTCGACGACTATCAGTGGAACGACACCTATGCGCGCTGCGTAGCCCGGCACGACGACGCGACCATCGCGACGATGGAAACCGCCTTCCTATCGGCGGCGGATGCGAGTCTTGCCTACTACCACGCTTTGTCGATGCAGCTTTTCGGCCGCGACATCCCTTATGTGCTCCTGATGCATCTGGGCGCCTTCGACGCGCGGATGATGCCGCGCCTGCTCGATCTCTATAAGAGCCGGGGCGTCGGCTACGTGCCGCTGGAAGAGGCCGAGCGCGATCCGTTCTACGCCGCGCAGCTCGATCCGCGCCTGCCGCCGACGCCGGCGAATCTCGAACAGGCGCTGGTGGCGCGCGGCGTGAGCTTCGCGCCGCGCCTCGTGAAGGTCCTGCCCTTCGACACGCTGTGCCGGTAG